The segment CATATCAATAATATAATCTAGCGATATATATAGATATATAAAGCTTGATAACTTAATAACATACTAAAAAAGACGCTTAGATTACTAAGCGTCTTTTATATATTCCTATTTAATTGTAAGGCCTAAATGCCAAAAATCCAGTTTACGAATACACGAAGAATACTAAGACCTACAATGATTTCTGCTAAAAATCTTAAAGAACCTTCCATACCATTACCTAAATGTTTTAAACTGCCAATTTTAGCTTTACTTACGATATCACACCAGCACATATAATACCTCCATGAGAGTTAATATGAGTAAATTACATAATTTATATGCTTATTTTACAATGTTATATCAAAAATTTCAATATGTATTTAAAATTAAATAATAATAATTCTACACATATATCTATAATAATAAAAATTTGCCCGATATATAGCTTTATTAATATATAGATTTTATTTGTAGAGATGAATCAATCGGACGGGAAATATATATAATTACAGACAGAAAAGCAAAAGAAAAAGGAAATATTATTCAATTTAAAATAGAGAAATTACAAGGTGAACAACCCAATATAATTATGAAGGCTCTTGGTGATCAATCTCTAGGTTGGATTGAACTGATAAAAAAATAATTGTATGATAGAGTATATTTAATTCAGATCCATTACACAATGATAAAAGTATTTTTTAGTTTAAATTAGTAAAACTAGCTTATAGAAATATAGGCTAGTTTTCTTTTCTTTTTGAATTACTTCCGATAACGATATATTATCGGAAGTAATTGTATTAAGAAAATTGGGCCTAAATGGCCCAATCTCTTATGTTATCTAGTTTTTTAGCTATTTAAGCTTATTTACGTTTAAATGTATATGGTTCGTATTCTACATCATTATGGCGGTTAGTCCACCAGTTCCAACCAATTCTTGCAAGCTTCCAAGCAATGAAGCCTACGATGATTCCCAATACTAAGCCTGTTAATACATCTGTTGGATAATGTACAAATAGATATACTCTCGAAAATGCTACTACTAATGACCCCAGTAATGCTATAATTCCCAAATATCGCTTCTGAGGCGCTATTTGACTCAAGCCTAGGTAAATAGTCATGGCTGACGCAAATGAACCAAAACTATGGCCTGACGGGAATGAATAGCTATTTGCTTTTGGTAATGCAGATTCTAATGGAACCGTTACATTAGGAAAATCTACAAATGGTCTTAATCTAGCTACATGTGGTTTTAAACCTTGGTCACCGATGATGAATACAAATCCTAATGCAATTATTATAGCTACGCCTAATACACGATATTTTTTCTGTAACATCAATAACAAGGCAATTACAATCCATAAGGCACCGCTGCCAGTAATTTTTGAAATAAATGCCATAATAGGTGTTAAAAAACTATATACAAGGTGATCATGTACATAGAAAATCAAAGAGTGATCAAATTGTAAGATTGTGTCCATAGCTTCCTCTTCTATTTTATTAAATGATAATTATTGAGAATGGATGAATGTAGATTATATCCTCAATATTCTGTATTGGATTTCTATATACTTTATACTATGTATATATCACTTTCTCATTTACATCCAAATAATAGCCTAAACTATTTATACATCATGGTCAATAGCTTAGGCTATATTTAATAAAATCTTTAATTATGGTTTCTTTTTATCTGCTTTTTTAGTAGTACCTTCTGGAGGCATTGTTATAATCGTATCTACTGGATCATATACGGATTCAAAGGAATCTGTTTGCGTAACCCAGTTACCATATGTAATGGTTCTATACGTATTCATTGTTAAACCTACATGCCCCTCCTGCACTTCTTTTTCTTTTAATGAAGGATCTACCTTAGTGATAGTCTTGTTAGGAATTTCGCCATAGTCTCCTACAGAAATAGAAACATTTTTAGGCTTATCTTGAGCCGTACCTATAATGTAGATCGTTAATGTTCCGTTGTTCATAACACTAAGGATATAAATAGATTGTTGGTAAGGATTTCTAAACTTAAAGTCTAAATAGCCCCATGCTACAGTGGCATCACGACCAGCTTGAATATATCCTACTGGCTCAAAGTGTGGTGTACGCTCGATAATATTCATACCGGATAGTAAAGCTGTATTAAATATGGTAGAACTTACTTGGCAAATGCCACCGCCAATACCTGGAACTAATTTACCATCAATCATAACAGGTGCATCATCATAGCCAGCCTCTGCAGTACGTTCACCTACAACATCGTTAAAGGAGAACTGTGCACCCGATTTAATTAGGGTACCGTTTATTTTATCAGATGCTAATTGAATATTATGGGTTCTACTTTCATTACTAGGATCATACTCTGTAGTGTAAGAAGCTAATACCGTATTCAATGGTTTTAAATCGGCATCACTTACTTTTACAGTATTTTGTGTAGTAAATACCATAGATAAGGAGTTAATACTATCACCGGCCTGTAAATCATCTTTTAATTTCTTAAGCGTAGCATCAATATCGATACGCTTACCCTCTTTTGTAGGATGTAATACAACTTGTCCATTTTCAATGGTAAGGTATGCATCATGTCCTGGCGTATCAATTGTTTTAGCCAATTCACTTAGATAGGTTTTACCTTTTACCTCATCAAGCTTATATTGTGGTTTAAAATGATGACCGTAGAATAAGGCATTAAATCTATTTGAAAGTAGTGTCCACATATCATCTTCATAGCCATATGTAGAAATAGCTTTTACCATAGCATCTGTATCGATTTGGATCCCTAAATCATGATAGGTAGCTTGTTGTTTTTTATTATTGCCCATATCAATAGATATAGTTTGAGGAATTTTACTATTTAACTCTTGTAAGCGAGCCTGTAATTCATTCTTAGGTGTATTAGATAAATCTGTATCATTGTAATATACACCATAAGAAATATTTTCTGTTGGAATGTATGAACAGCCGCTCGTCCCCAAGAGGACAAGCATAGTTCCTACTAAAATATATTTCTTCGTCATTATTTATAAACTCTCCCGAATTAGTTATCATATTCTCTAATTATAGCATATTACGGTCTAATCTATGGTACAATTATATTGATAATTTTAGGGATAAGGGTGAATTATGTCAGAATCTAAGGAACAACAAAAACATTTCTATTTGCGTAATAATGATGCGCTTATGAATAGTACCAAGTTGTCTATGAAAGCTAAACAAAGTATATTGTTATCTAAGGCTGAGAATACTGTGGATGCTTACGAATCAGATTGGGATGATTTCGTTGATTGGTGTACTTATCAAAAGGTACCTTATTTTCCAGCTACACCAGAAACAATTGTGAATTATATAAATGATCTTGCTGATTATGCTAAGGCAAATACAATCTCTCGTCGTATTAGCGCTATCTCAGAGAATTATAATGCCTCTGGACATCGGGATAATCCATGTATGGCACCAATTGTAAAACAAGCGTTACGAGGGATTAGACGTTTAAAAGGTACATTTCAACAAGGTAAAACACCAGTACTATTAGAGGATATTGAAGATATTTTAGATTGTATGACTAAACTAGATGTACCTGAATTACAGTTATTACGAGATAAGGCCATTCTTTTAATTGGTTTTATGGGTGCTTTTCGTCGTAGTGAAATTGCAGCTATTAC is part of the Veillonella nakazawae genome and harbors:
- a CDS encoding site-specific integrase, producing MSESKEQQKHFYLRNNDALMNSTKLSMKAKQSILLSKAENTVDAYESDWDDFVDWCTYQKVPYFPATPETIVNYINDLADYAKANTISRRISAISENYNASGHRDNPCMAPIVKQALRGIRRLKGTFQQGKTPVLLEDIEDILDCMTKLDVPELQLLRDKAILLIGFMGAFRRSEIAAITVEHLQFSPQGVEIFVPSSKADQEGQGAVVAIPHLSGSPLDAVRALQQWLRASGITEGPIFRGFTKNMSLRKTGISDKMIAEIVKKYISLIGLDPSMYGAHSLRHGFATTAAAYGVEERNIMRQTRHHSVNMVRRYINEANKFVDNPISTIFEKRFR
- a CDS encoding phosphatase PAP2 family protein, translating into MDTILQFDHSLIFYVHDHLVYSFLTPIMAFISKITGSGALWIVIALLLMLQKKYRVLGVAIIIALGFVFIIGDQGLKPHVARLRPFVDFPNVTVPLESALPKANSYSFPSGHSFGSFASAMTIYLGLSQIAPQKRYLGIIALLGSLVVAFSRVYLFVHYPTDVLTGLVLGIIVGFIAWKLARIGWNWWTNRHNDVEYEPYTFKRK
- a CDS encoding VanW family protein, which gives rise to MTKKYILVGTMLVLLGTSGCSYIPTENISYGVYYNDTDLSNTPKNELQARLQELNSKIPQTISIDMGNNKKQQATYHDLGIQIDTDAMVKAISTYGYEDDMWTLLSNRFNALFYGHHFKPQYKLDEVKGKTYLSELAKTIDTPGHDAYLTIENGQVVLHPTKEGKRIDIDATLKKLKDDLQAGDSINSLSMVFTTQNTVKVSDADLKPLNTVLASYTTEYDPSNESRTHNIQLASDKINGTLIKSGAQFSFNDVVGERTAEAGYDDAPVMIDGKLVPGIGGGICQVSSTIFNTALLSGMNIIERTPHFEPVGYIQAGRDATVAWGYLDFKFRNPYQQSIYILSVMNNGTLTIYIIGTAQDKPKNVSISVGDYGEIPNKTITKVDPSLKEKEVQEGHVGLTMNTYRTITYGNWVTQTDSFESVYDPVDTIITMPPEGTTKKADKKKP